The sequence GACGAAGACCCGCCGTTGGCCGAAGAACGGCGCCAGCACCTCCCCCACGAAGGCCTGTTCCGTCTGCCCCTCGCAGACGATGGTCACCTCGATCATCGCGCCGGTCTCCCGCCGAGGATATTCATCTTCCACAGGTCGCCCAGCGCATAGTCCTCCAGCCAGTCCCGGAGGCGATCCGGGTCCGGGCGTTCGAACACGGACTCTCCGTCGCGCCGGCTGACGACCACGATGTCTTTCGGTTGGAGCTCGCTGATCAAGTCGACCGACTGCGTCGAGACGATGACCTGGTGGTCCTCGCTTGCCTGCTGCAGCAGCGCGCCGAGGAGGCTTACCGCGTACGGGTGCAGCCCCAGCTCCGGCTCATCGATAAGCAGGGTCTTGGGCCGCAATTGATTCGGCTGAAGCAGCAGCGTCGCGAGGCAGATGAAGCGGAGGGTTCCGTCGGAAAGTTGTCGAGGGCCGAGCACCGTGTCAGGGTCGCCGGACTCGGACCACTCCAGGTCGATGGCTTCTTCCGGGCTCTGGCGATACACGAAGTCACCGAAAAACGGCGCCGCCAGACGGATAGTGTCCACGATGCGGCGATATGCTGCCGAGTGTCGCTCGCGGAGCCGCCGCAGGAACGGCGCGAGGTTGCTCGCGTCCGGCTTCAGCCTCGCGTTGTCGCGCACGGCCTGGCCATGCCGGACCGCCGCGGACGGGCTCGTGTCGTGAAAATGATAGACGCGCCAACCGGCAACGGCGGGCCGGACGTAGATTGCGAAGGAGTCGTCGGCATCGGGCAAGCCCGCTTCCTCCTGTCCGTTGCTTCCCAGCGAACGCCGCGAGTCAGTCACGTCGCCGAAGAACAACGTCGCTTCGTCGGCAAAGACCAATCCGTCGGCCGCGGGAGCGAGCGAGAATTCGTATCCGTTTCGGTCGAAGACGAATTGCGCCTTCATCGTCTTCGTGCGCTTTCGTCCGCCGAACAACAACGCATTGGGGCCGTCCTGCTCCCGAACGAATAGCCGCAGCGACCGGTTCATCAGTCGCGCCAGCATCTGGAACAGGGCGATGAAGTTGCTCTTTCCGGCTCCGTTGGCGCCGATAAGGACGTTGAGGTCGCGGAGTTCGAAGTCTTCCAGCGAGCGGATCGACTTGAAGCCGCGGATCGTGAGACGCTTCAACATGAAGCACCTCGGCGATTCAGGCCCTCGTTCCGCCCACTGCGGGCCTGGGGCGATCCGGGATTGCCGACCTGGGCGACGAGTCGCCGGGACTCGGGGACCACTCCTTGATGGTAGCAGTGCCCATGCGCGCGCGGCAGGCGCCCTGCTACGAGCGGCCGAAGACGATCTTCTCCTGTCGCAGCAGCCAGGACGTGAGGGTGAGAAAGAGGACCGCCAGCAGCGTCGCGGCGACCGCGGAGGTTACGACGCTCAGGGCCGCGACCGACTCGCCGCCCATGACGTCGACCAGCAGCAGGTGGTGCGACAGCGCCGGGACCAGCATCATCCAGCCGGTGGACTGCAGCGGGTAGAACTGCACGACGGTGCCGGGGATGATCGGCACGAAGATCAGCAGGCTGACGTAAGTCTGCGCCTCCTTGAAGCTGCGGGCGAACGTCGCGACGAACATCTGCAGCGCGGATGCGAGCAGCACCAGCGGGGCGACGGCGACGGCCATCAGCAGGAGCTGGCGCGCGCCCAGGCTGAGCTGCACGCCGAGCTCCTCCAGCGGCACGAAGCGCATCATGAGCACGAACATCGCCAGCGTCAGCACGGTGGCGACGAGGCCGAACAGGCAGGTCGCGATCCACTTGCCGGTCGTCAACGCGCCGCGCGACACGGGGTTGACGAGCAGGGGCTCCAGCGACTGGCGTTCCCGTTCGCCCGCGGTCGTGTCGATGGCCACGTTCATGCCGCCGACGAACGCGACCATGATCAGGAACAGGGGCAGCATGGCGAAGAAGCGCGCGGCCGACTGCGCCGGCGTCGCCAGGTCCAGGTCGTCCACGCGCACCGCCTGGACGACCGCCGGGCTGACGCCGCGGGCCATCAGGCGCAGCACCGCCACCCGGTTGCCGTAGGTGCGGAGCAGCGTGCGCACGCGGCCGATGGTCCTGCGCGACGCGTTCCTGGAGCTGTCGTGGACGATGCGGACCACGGCCGGCTGCACCGATCTGAACTGCTCTCCGTACGCTTCGTCGATGACCAGCACGAGGTCGACGTCGCCGGCGCGCACCGCGGCTTCGGGGTCGGCGGGCGGCTCCTGGACGACGACGCCGCGCTCCTCCAGCCAGACGATCAGGTTGGGAGCGTGCTCGCGGCCCGCGACCGGCGTCTCCAGAGGCGCGTCGGAGCTCAACGTCCGGGCCAGCGTGGTGAACATCACCGCAATCATCAGCGGCATGATCAGGGGGTAGAGCAGCGCCGACAGCAACGAGCGCCGGTCGCGCAGCGCGTCGGTGAGCTCCTTCCGCCCGACCGCGCGCACCTGCCCGGCGAAACCGAGCCGCCGCCCGCTCACCCCAACCCCTCGTCGGTGCCGATGATGCGCACGAACGCGTCCTCGAGATCGTCCTCGCCGGCGCGCTGGCACAGCTCGTCCGGCGTGCCGTGGGCGACGACCCGGCCGCGGGCGACGATGACGATCTCGTCGCACAGCGCGGACACTTCCTGCATGACGTGGCTGGAGAAGAGGACGCACTTGCCGGCGTCCCGCAGCCGCCGGATCAGGGTGCGCATCGCGCGGGTGCTCATCACGTCGAGGCCGCTGGTCGGCTCGTCCAGCAGCAGGTTGGGCGGGTCGTGCACCAGGGCGCGGCCGACGGCGACCTTCATCCGCTCGCCGGTCGAGAAGCCCTCCACGCGGCGGTCGATGATCTCCTCCATGTCCAGGAGGTCCACCAGACGGTCGATGGACGCCGCGATCGTCGCGGCGTCGAGGGCGTGCAGCTCGCCGACGTAGCGCAGGTGCTCGCGGGCCGTGAGGCGGACGTAGAGGCCGTGGGCATCGGGCAGGACGCCGATGAGCCGCTGCACGGCGAGCGGATCCGCGACGGCGTCGGACCCGTCGACGGCGACGGAGCCCGCGTCCGGCGGGAGCAGGCCGTAGAGCGTGCGCAGGGTCGTGGTCTTGCCGGCGCCGTTGGGGCCGAGCAGGCCGGTGATGCGCCCGTCGCCCGCCGTGAAGCTGACCCCGTCCACCGCGACGATGTCGCCGAAGCGGCGCTCGATGCCGCGCACCTCGATCATGGATCCGTCCCCGCCGCGGAGAGCAGAAACGGCGGCCGCCGGATCCGCTCCAGGCAGCTCACGTCGAGGTCCGCCTGGCTGCCGGTCTCGATGAATTCGGCGACGACGTCGTCCGCGCAACCCCTGGCAATGACGCCGTGGCCGGCTCCCGGCGCGACGACATGACGCGCGTTGCTCAGCCCGGCCAGCACCTCCTCGCCCCAGCGCGGCGGCGTCACCGGATCGAGCGCTCCCGACAGCAGCAGGGCGGGAGCGTCCGAGCGGACCGGCTCGAAGTAGGCGGCCGGCAGGTCGGCGGCCGGCCAGATGGTGCAGGCGCTGGCCGTCATATCGATCAACAGCCGTCCGAGGACGCCGTCCGCGGCCCGGCGCGCGGCGTCTCCGTCGGCGATCTGCGACACGTCCTCGGCGCAGATGACCGAAAAGAACATGCCCAGGTTGAGAACCTCGCCGGAGTCCAGCAGCGGAACGATCTGGGCCAGGTACGGCGCGAAGTCGCCCTCCGCGGCGCGGGCGATGGTCCACGGCACGAGGCTCGCCAGGGTCGGGCTGTAGAGCACGCCGCGCAGCCCGCCGGCGAAGCTCGCCCCGGTCAGCGTCAGCTTCAACGGCCCGCCGGTCCGGGGGTGCATCGTGTCGATCTCGAGCGGACTCGCCTCCAGCTCCGCGATGAGGCGTGCGAAGGTCTGCGCCAGGTCGGGGAACGCCTCGCGGCAGTTGGCGTCGTCGGCGCAGTCGTCGAACAGGCGGTCGAGCGCGCGGTGGGCGTCCGCGTTGATGCTCAGGGGCAGGCGCATGGAGACCGGGGCCAGCCCGTCGAGCACTGCGGTTCGCACTCGCTCCGGGTGGCGGCGCATGTAGACCAGCCCGGCGCGCGTGCCGTAGGAGCCGCCGTAGAGGTTGAGCGTCTCGTAGCCGAGCGCCGCTCGCACGTCGTCGAGGTCGTCCATGGCGACGGGCGTCGTGTACCGGCGCGGGTCGGCAACGGTCTCCACCTCCGCGAGGCATTCGCGCAGGTCGTCGAGGGGCAGCGATTCGACCTGCAGCGACTCGCCGAGCTGCTGCTCGTCCACTTCGCTCTCGAAGAACGCGCAGGTCATGCGGCCCGAGCCGCCCGTGCCGCGCTGGTCGACGAAGACCAGATCGCGCGTCCGGCGCACCTCGGAGAGCAGCGGCAGCATCGGACCCGCCAGCGCGGTGGCGGCCTGGCCCGGCCCGCCGGCGAGAAAGAAGAGCGGATCCGGCTCCGGGCTGTCGGAGACGGCCGGGATCACGACGATCTTCAGGTCGACCGTCCTGCCGTCACGCGCCAGGCGGTCCTCGTGGACGGGCAGCGAGCCGCAGCGGGCCGGGACCGAGACGCCGTCCAGGCGGCAGTCTTCGAGATTCAGCTCCGGTTGAGCGTCCGCGAACGGCGCAACCACCGTCGCGCCCAGCACGACCGTTGCGCCCAGCGCCAACCCGCGCCAAGCCGTCCAGCCGCGCCTCGCCGGCCGCTTCGCGTAGAGCATGGTCGAGGGAGTATACGCACGGTCGCCGGTTGCGGTTCGGTCGCGTCTCATCGCCCTGAACGCGCCGGAGGATACGGTTGCCGTCGACGTCGCGGCCTCGAGGATGCTCTATCCTTACGACGCATACGGTCCGCGCGGCGTCGGGAACAGCGGGACGGTCGGCCGGGTCGGGGCGGTATGCTCGCGCGCGGGATGCACTGCGAGAAGACGAGGGAACACCCGCCGGAGGAGATCATGCGTTCGCAACCCCTTGTATTCGGTCCGGTCGGGGCGCTCCTGGCGGCGGCGACCATTGCCGCCGGCAGCGCCGAGGCGGAGAACTGGCCGGCGTGGCGCGGTCCCACCGGCGACGGCGTCAGCACCGAGACGAACCTGCCGGTGGAATGGAACACCGAGCGCAACATCGCCTGGAAGCTCCCGATGCCGGCCTGGTCGGGATCCACCCCCATCGTCTGGGGGGACCGGATCTTCCTGAACGTCGCCATCGACGACGAAGACATCGAGCTCTGGTGCCTCGACCGCGACACCGGCCAGCCGATCTGGACGCGGCACCTGAGCGGCGGCAACCGCCGGCTCCGCAAGCAGAACATGTCGTCGCCGTCCCCGGTCACCGACGGCGAGCACGTCTGGGTCATGACCGGCACCGGCATCCTCAAGGCCTTCGACGTCGACGGCAACGAGCTGTGGACGCGCGACATCCCGGCCTCGTACGGCCGGTTCGGCCTGAACTGGGGCTACGCGTCGTCGCCCCTGCTGCACGGCGGGGCGCTGTTCGTGCAGGTGCTGCACGGCATGCGGACGGACGACCCCTCCTACGTGCTGCGGATCGACGCGCCGAGCGGCGAGACGGTCTGGCGGGTCGAGCGCCCGTCGCTGGCGGTGCGCGAGTCGCCGGATGCGTACTCCACCCCCGCCCTGCTGGAGTACGACGGGACGACCGAGATCGTCATCACGGGCGGGGACGCGGTGACCGGACACGATCCCGAGACCGGCCGGGAGTTGTGGCGGGCCGACGGGCTCAACCCGACGCGGCAGCGCGACTACCGCATCGTGGCGTCGCCGCTGGTGCGCGACGGGGTGATCTACGCGCCGACGCGGGTCCGGCCGCTGCTGGCGCTGCGGCCCGGCGGGCGAGGCGACGTGCTCGACTCGCATGTCATCTGGTCGACCGACGACGGTCCCGACGTGCCGACGCCTGTCACCGACGGCGAGTACTTCTACGTCGTCAACGACCGCGGCATCGTCTACGTGACGGACGCCAAGACGGGCGCGCCGGTCTACGGCCCCGAGCGGATTCGCCGCGGCACCTACAGCGCGTCGCCGGTGCTGGCCGACGGGAAGATCTACGTCACCAACGAGGGCGGGATGACAACCGTCCTGCGCGACGGACCGGAGTTCGAGGTGCTGGCCGAGAACGACTTCGACGACTACGTGCTCAGCTCGCCGGCGGTCTCCGAAGGTCAGATCTTCATCCGCACCACCGGACACCTCTACGCCATCGGGGAGCGCCGTCCGGCGGCGGTCGCGGCGGAGCAGGGCGCCGGCGGGGCGGCCGCGGCGCAGGAAGCGGGCGGCGTCATCGTCGCCGGACAAGTCCGGATGGGCGTCGAAGACGAGCGCGAAGCGCCGCCCGTCAGCGAAGAACGGACGTGGCGCGGGTTGGCGATCTCAGTCGGCGCCGCGGCCGTCCTGGTTGTCTTGGTGGTCGGGGGGCGGAGATGGGGCGCGCGGCGGTCGTGACGCGCGGTCGGCGCGCGTCCGGCGCCGGCGGCCGGTCCGGCCGGCTGGAAGTAGGATAGGCGGGGAATCGGCGGGAGAGAATCAGCGGAACGCACGTCAGGAGGTGCGCATCATGCAGGCGGAGAGAATCTTGCGGACAGCCAGGATAGTCGTGGCGGTGGTCGTTGTCGGACTGTGCGGCAGCAGCGCCATCGAGACCTTTCAGCACGCGCGTGCGGTGGACGAGATGGCCGGGGCGGCCCGAGCGCTGCTCGCGTCGCTCTCCGACGAGCAGGCGGACAGGGCGACCTTCGCGTTCGATTCCGATGAGCGGTCGCGGCACCACTTCATCCCGCCGGAAGTGTTCGAGCGTCACGGCATGGTTTACGCCGACATGGACTTCGAGCAACGGGTGCACGCACTCGATCTGCTGCGCTCCGGCCTGAGCTACGGCGGCTACCTGACGGCGCAGCAGATCATGGAGGTCGAGGGGATCCTGGGGGTCCTGGTGGAGGGCGAGGGACGCCGCTTCGCACGCAGTCAGGACGAGTACTGGGTCTCGGTGTTCGGGACGCCCGAGGCTGGCGGCACGTGGGGTTGGCGCTGGGAAGGCCATCACCTCTCCCTGCACTACACGATCGTGGACGGGGAGATCACGGTGAGCACGCCCACCTTCCTGGGCGCGAACCCGGCGACCGTGCCGTCCGGGCCGCGCCGCGGCATGCGGGCGATGAAGGAGCAGGAGGACACGGCCCGCGCACTGCTGGCCTCGCTCAACGCGGATCAGCGTGAGGTCGCGATCTTCGACGACGTCGCCCCGACCAACGTCGTGACGGGCGCCGACCTGGTCGTGGATCCGCTCGACCCGATCGGGATTCCGGCGTCGGCCTTGACTGCCGGGCAGCAGGACCTGCTCATGGCCGTGATCGAGTCGTACGTGGGAATCATGGCCGACGACATCGCGGCGCTGCGCCGGGCCGCGATCCTGGCCGGCGGCATCGACGATATCCGGTTCGCGTGGGCCGGTCCGACTGAGCGGGGCAAGGTGGCCTACTACCGCGTGCAGGGGCAGGAGTTCCTCATCGAGTTCGACAACACCCAGGAGGACCCGAACCACATCCACGCGGCGTACCGGGACTTCGACGGCGATCTCGGGCGGGACCTGCTGCGCGAGCACGTCGCGCGGATGCACTGATGTTTCCGGGCCGGCGGCTAGGAGTCTGCGCCGTAGAACGGCGTAGACTTCTAGTCAGGCCCGGTTGGGCGGCAATCGGATGCCGCAGCGCGACCGCAGCGGTCGCGTTCGGCGACGATTGTCGGGCTAGACCGCGCCGCCGGCCCGGAGTCTCTCGATCTCCGCTGCCGAGTAGCCCGCCTCGCGCAGCACGGCGTCGGTGTGCTCGCCGAGCAGGGGCGGCGCCGTCTCGATGCGGGCCGGCGTAGCGCTGAGCTCTATCGGCTGACCGATCATCTGCACGGTGCCGGCCGTCGGGTGCGGGCGCTCCACGACCTTGCCGCGCTCGACGAGTTGCGGATTGGTGCAGACCTCCGCCACGTTGCGGATGCGGCCGCAGGGGACGCCGGCCGCGCCGAGCAGATCCATCCACTCCTGCACGGTCCGCGCCGCGGTCAGCGCTTCGATGATCGGGATCAGCGCCTCGCGGTGCTCGACGCGGGCCGGGGCGGTCGCGAAGCGCGGGTCGTCCCGCAGGTCGGGGCGCTCGACGGCGTCACAGTAGCGTTTCCAGAGCGAGTCGTTCGCAATACCGAGGTTCATCCAGCCGTCGGCCGCGCGCAGCGTCTGGTACGGCGCCACGGAAGGATGGTCGTTGCCGCGCCGGGTCGGGCTCTCGCCGGAAGCGAAGTAGATGCCGGTGTTGTAGGTCAACAGTGACGCGACGGCGTCGAGCATCGCCACCCGCACGTGCTGCCCGCGGCCGGTCGTCCGCCGCGCGTACAGAGCCAGCAGGATGCCCTGGGCGGCCATCAGGCCCGAAGCGAGATCGGCGATCGAGGTGCCGACGCGCGTCGGCGGGCCGTCCGCCTCTCCGGTGACGTCCATCAGGCCCGCCTCCCCCTGGACGATCAGGTCGTAGCCGGGCCGCGTGGCGTCGGGACCGCTGTCGCCGAAGCCCGAGATCGAGCAGTAGACCAGCCGCGGATGCGCGGCCGAGACGGTGTCGTAGCCGAAGCCGAGCCGCGCCAGGGCGCCGGGCCGGAAGTTCTCCACGAGTACGTCGGCCCCGTCCAGCAACCGCCGCAGAATGGCCTTGCCCTGCTCGTGCTTGAGGTCGATCGTGCAGCTTCGCTTGTTGCGGTTGATCGACAGGAAGTAGGGCGACTCGCCGCCGTGGAAAGGCGGGCCGAAGGCGCGCGACTCGTCGCCGCGCCCCGGCTCCTCGAGCTTGACGACATCGGCTCCCATGTCGGCCAGGGTCATGGTGCAGAACGGGCCGGCCACGACCCGGCTGAGATCGACTACGCGGATTCCATCCAGCGGTGACATCGGCAGAGAGTATCCCCCAGGACGCCCCCCGCGTTCTTGCGCGACTGAGTCGCATTCTCACCCTTGCGCGGGACCGGGTAGTAGCGTTGAAGAAAGTGCGGGCTTCCGCACGACGACGTCAAGGAGGAGAACCATGAAGGGGCAATCCGAGATCCTCACCGGACTCAACAGCGCGCTCACGATAGAGCTCACGGCGATCAACCAGTACTTCTGCCAGTCGAAGATGTGCGCCGACTGGGGCTTCCACGATCTGGCGCAGAAGCACCGCGAGGAGTCCATCGGCGAGATGAAGCACGCCGAGAAGCTGATCGAGCGCATCCTGTTCCTGGAGGGGACGCCCGAGATCGCACGCTACGACGTCATCCGGGTCGGGACCGACGTGCAGGAGCAGTTCGAGAACGATCTCAAGCTCGAGATGAAGGGCGTCGCGTTCTACAACGAGCTCGTGGAGCTGAGCGTCAAGCTCGGCGACAACGGGACACGCGAGCTGGTGGCGCCGATCCTCACCGAATCGGAGGAGCACGTCGACTGGCTGGAGACGCAGCTCTTCCGCATCGACAAGGTGGGGATCCAGAACTACCTGGCGGAGCAGATGGGCGGACACGACGGCTGATCGCCGCGATCCGGGTATCGGCCGCCGGCGTCCAGGTACTGTTGCAGCACGTCGTGGCAGGCGGTGCAGCCGTCACCGGCCCCCAGGGTGCGGCGCAGGTCGCGGAGCGAGCAGTCCGGCTTGTCGGACAGGGTGTCCAGCAACTGCCGCTCCGTGATTTGCAGGCACGCGCACACGAAGCCGCCCGGTCGGAGCGGAGGCCGCGACGGCGTGTCGACCGGGGTCGGCAGCACGGGCGGATCCTACCTTTTCTGCAACTGAGACGCAATCTCATACGGCATCCCTGCTGCTAAAATCGACCGATGCGCGGTGCGAACGACAGACTTGGGGGGGGCGGCGAGTGACGCAACGTGTTGTCGCGATTAGTCTGCTGGTACTGATGGCGGGGTTGGGCGAGGCGGTCGCGCAGCCCGGTGGAGTCAGCGGCGGCGTCCGCGACGAGACCGGCGCCGTGCTGCCGGGCGCGACGGTCTCCCTGAGCGGCCCGGAGGGCACCCGGGTCACCCAGTCCGACGGCGACGGGGAGTACGCCTTCGCCGGGGTCGCCGCCGGTGACTACGCCTTGACGGTGGCGCTGAGCGGCTTCTCGGACGCGACGGTGGAAGACGTCGTCGTCACGGACACCGCCGTCGAGCTGCCCCCCGTCACCCTGGCGCTGGCGAGCTTCGGCGACACGGTGGTCGTCACCGCGTCGCGGACCGAGGTCCGGGTGGTGGATGCGCCGGTCACGACGTCGGTCGTCACGAGCGAGTCGCTGGCGACGACGGCGAGCTCGAACGTCGGCGACGTCCTCCGCTCGGTGCCCGGCGTCAACGTGATCCAGCTCTCGGCGCGCGACGTCCAGGTCACCAGCCGGCAGTCCACCGGGACGGTGACCAACTCGCAGCTCGTGCTGATGGACGGCCGCAGCCTCTACCTGGATTTCTTCGGCCTGGTCATGTGGGATCTGCTGCCCGCCAACCAGGGCGACATCGAGCAGATCGAGGTGGTGCGCGGACCGGCGTCCGCGACCTGGGGCGCCAACGCCATGACCGGGGCCGTCAACATCATCACGAAGCCGCCGCGGCAGTCGGTCGGGAC comes from Acidobacteriota bacterium and encodes:
- a CDS encoding alpha/beta fold hydrolase encodes the protein MRRDRTATGDRAYTPSTMLYAKRPARRGWTAWRGLALGATVVLGATVVAPFADAQPELNLEDCRLDGVSVPARCGSLPVHEDRLARDGRTVDLKIVVIPAVSDSPEPDPLFFLAGGPGQAATALAGPMLPLLSEVRRTRDLVFVDQRGTGGSGRMTCAFFESEVDEQQLGESLQVESLPLDDLRECLAEVETVADPRRYTTPVAMDDLDDVRAALGYETLNLYGGSYGTRAGLVYMRRHPERVRTAVLDGLAPVSMRLPLSINADAHRALDRLFDDCADDANCREAFPDLAQTFARLIAELEASPLEIDTMHPRTGGPLKLTLTGASFAGGLRGVLYSPTLASLVPWTIARAAEGDFAPYLAQIVPLLDSGEVLNLGMFFSVICAEDVSQIADGDAARRAADGVLGRLLIDMTASACTIWPAADLPAAYFEPVRSDAPALLLSGALDPVTPPRWGEEVLAGLSNARHVVAPGAGHGVIARGCADDVVAEFIETGSQADLDVSCLERIRRPPFLLSAAGTDP
- a CDS encoding (2Fe-2S)-binding protein, with the protein product MLPTPVDTPSRPPLRPGGFVCACLQITERQLLDTLSDKPDCSLRDLRRTLGAGDGCTACHDVLQQYLDAGGRYPDRGDQPSCPPICSAR
- a CDS encoding DUF3500 domain-containing protein — protein: MQAERILRTARIVVAVVVVGLCGSSAIETFQHARAVDEMAGAARALLASLSDEQADRATFAFDSDERSRHHFIPPEVFERHGMVYADMDFEQRVHALDLLRSGLSYGGYLTAQQIMEVEGILGVLVEGEGRRFARSQDEYWVSVFGTPEAGGTWGWRWEGHHLSLHYTIVDGEITVSTPTFLGANPATVPSGPRRGMRAMKEQEDTARALLASLNADQREVAIFDDVAPTNVVTGADLVVDPLDPIGIPASALTAGQQDLLMAVIESYVGIMADDIAALRRAAILAGGIDDIRFAWAGPTERGKVAYYRVQGQEFLIEFDNTQEDPNHIHAAYRDFDGDLGRDLLREHVARMH
- a CDS encoding CoA transferase, whose translation is MSPLDGIRVVDLSRVVAGPFCTMTLADMGADVVKLEEPGRGDESRAFGPPFHGGESPYFLSINRNKRSCTIDLKHEQGKAILRRLLDGADVLVENFRPGALARLGFGYDTVSAAHPRLVYCSISGFGDSGPDATRPGYDLIVQGEAGLMDVTGEADGPPTRVGTSIADLASGLMAAQGILLALYARRTTGRGQHVRVAMLDAVASLLTYNTGIYFASGESPTRRGNDHPSVAPYQTLRAADGWMNLGIANDSLWKRYCDAVERPDLRDDPRFATAPARVEHREALIPIIEALTAARTVQEWMDLLGAAGVPCGRIRNVAEVCTNPQLVERGKVVERPHPTAGTVQMIGQPIELSATPARIETAPPLLGEHTDAVLREAGYSAAEIERLRAGGAV
- a CDS encoding ATP-binding cassette domain-containing protein, yielding MIEVRGIERRFGDIVAVDGVSFTAGDGRITGLLGPNGAGKTTTLRTLYGLLPPDAGSVAVDGSDAVADPLAVQRLIGVLPDAHGLYVRLTAREHLRYVGELHALDAATIAASIDRLVDLLDMEEIIDRRVEGFSTGERMKVAVGRALVHDPPNLLLDEPTSGLDVMSTRAMRTLIRRLRDAGKCVLFSSHVMQEVSALCDEIVIVARGRVVAHGTPDELCQRAGEDDLEDAFVRIIGTDEGLG
- a CDS encoding ABC transporter permease, translating into MRAVGRKELTDALRDRRSLLSALLYPLIMPLMIAVMFTTLARTLSSDAPLETPVAGREHAPNLIVWLEERGVVVQEPPADPEAAVRAGDVDLVLVIDEAYGEQFRSVQPAVVRIVHDSSRNASRRTIGRVRTLLRTYGNRVAVLRLMARGVSPAVVQAVRVDDLDLATPAQSAARFFAMLPLFLIMVAFVGGMNVAIDTTAGERERQSLEPLLVNPVSRGALTTGKWIATCLFGLVATVLTLAMFVLMMRFVPLEELGVQLSLGARQLLLMAVAVAPLVLLASALQMFVATFARSFKEAQTYVSLLIFVPIIPGTVVQFYPLQSTGWMMLVPALSHHLLLVDVMGGESVAALSVVTSAVAATLLAVLFLTLTSWLLRQEKIVFGRS
- a CDS encoding AAA family ATPase, producing the protein MLKRLTIRGFKSIRSLEDFELRDLNVLIGANGAGKSNFIALFQMLARLMNRSLRLFVREQDGPNALLFGGRKRTKTMKAQFVFDRNGYEFSLAPAADGLVFADEATLFFGDVTDSRRSLGSNGQEEAGLPDADDSFAIYVRPAVAGWRVYHFHDTSPSAAVRHGQAVRDNARLKPDASNLAPFLRRLRERHSAAYRRIVDTIRLAAPFFGDFVYRQSPEEAIDLEWSESGDPDTVLGPRQLSDGTLRFICLATLLLQPNQLRPKTLLIDEPELGLHPYAVSLLGALLQQASEDHQVIVSTQSVDLISELQPKDIVVVSRRDGESVFERPDPDRLRDWLEDYALGDLWKMNILGGRPAR
- a CDS encoding PQQ-binding-like beta-propeller repeat protein codes for the protein MLARGMHCEKTREHPPEEIMRSQPLVFGPVGALLAAATIAAGSAEAENWPAWRGPTGDGVSTETNLPVEWNTERNIAWKLPMPAWSGSTPIVWGDRIFLNVAIDDEDIELWCLDRDTGQPIWTRHLSGGNRRLRKQNMSSPSPVTDGEHVWVMTGTGILKAFDVDGNELWTRDIPASYGRFGLNWGYASSPLLHGGALFVQVLHGMRTDDPSYVLRIDAPSGETVWRVERPSLAVRESPDAYSTPALLEYDGTTEIVITGGDAVTGHDPETGRELWRADGLNPTRQRDYRIVASPLVRDGVIYAPTRVRPLLALRPGGRGDVLDSHVIWSTDDGPDVPTPVTDGEYFYVVNDRGIVYVTDAKTGAPVYGPERIRRGTYSASPVLADGKIYVTNEGGMTTVLRDGPEFEVLAENDFDDYVLSSPAVSEGQIFIRTTGHLYAIGERRPAAVAAEQGAGGAAAAQEAGGVIVAGQVRMGVEDEREAPPVSEERTWRGLAISVGAAAVLVVLVVGGRRWGARRS
- the bfr gene encoding bacterioferritin, which codes for MKGQSEILTGLNSALTIELTAINQYFCQSKMCADWGFHDLAQKHREESIGEMKHAEKLIERILFLEGTPEIARYDVIRVGTDVQEQFENDLKLEMKGVAFYNELVELSVKLGDNGTRELVAPILTESEEHVDWLETQLFRIDKVGIQNYLAEQMGGHDG